One window of Gloeothece citriformis PCC 7424 genomic DNA carries:
- a CDS encoding ATP-binding protein, which yields MLESLYYQISSLTLYQSVFNHEVGKAFLRLLQTLQQNNEPVSTKALVLKAYGQWVKTLASHNISWQDFIIEQILGNDNPFSRQVQKQSLQDLPLSLIEAVKYDLTVLKTVYNCQPEQIKQWVQAFTHVDFELITWDLNPSDQNFFNQSENWLNSLEDLVQYYRKQGTGIIAQYKAFRWQTGKLIGIAHPDPIKLHEIIGYEFQKESLVKNTEFLLAEYPALHVLLYGSRGSGKSSLVKALLHQYYNQGLRLIEVGKSDLKDLGMIVEKLRDLPQKFIIFVDDLSFEEDDEAFKALKVVLEGSLTAKASNVVVYATSNRRHLIREFFGDRPRPSDGDEIHSWDTVQEKLSFSDRFGLTLTFEPANQETYLEIVRGLAQQADLSLEGEEIEYLAKQWATRHNGRSGRTARQFIDYLQGELAFKNR from the coding sequence ATGCTTGAGAGTTTATATTATCAAATTTCCTCTTTGACCCTTTATCAATCGGTTTTTAATCATGAAGTGGGGAAGGCTTTTTTAAGGCTATTACAAACCCTACAGCAAAATAACGAACCCGTTTCTACAAAAGCCCTCGTTCTTAAAGCTTATGGACAATGGGTTAAAACTTTAGCGAGTCATAATATAAGCTGGCAAGATTTTATTATTGAGCAAATTTTAGGGAATGATAATCCTTTTAGCAGACAAGTCCAAAAACAATCTTTACAAGACTTACCCCTATCTTTAATTGAGGCGGTTAAATATGATTTAACCGTCTTAAAGACTGTCTATAACTGTCAACCAGAACAGATTAAACAATGGGTTCAAGCGTTTACTCATGTTGACTTTGAGCTTATCACTTGGGACTTAAATCCCTCAGATCAAAACTTTTTCAATCAATCAGAAAATTGGCTTAACTCTTTAGAAGATTTAGTCCAATATTACCGAAAACAAGGAACGGGAATCATCGCACAATATAAAGCGTTTCGATGGCAAACCGGTAAATTAATCGGAATTGCTCATCCCGATCCGATAAAATTACATGAGATTATCGGCTATGAATTTCAAAAAGAAAGTTTAGTGAAAAATACAGAATTTTTATTAGCTGAATATCCCGCCCTTCATGTTTTATTATATGGCAGCAGAGGAAGTGGTAAATCTTCCTTAGTCAAAGCGTTATTACATCAATATTATAATCAAGGATTGAGATTAATTGAAGTCGGGAAATCTGACTTAAAAGATTTAGGAATGATTGTCGAAAAATTACGAGATTTACCCCAAAAATTTATTATCTTTGTCGATGATTTATCCTTTGAAGAAGATGATGAAGCCTTTAAAGCTTTAAAAGTCGTTTTAGAAGGAAGTTTAACCGCAAAAGCCTCTAATGTTGTGGTTTATGCTACCTCTAACCGACGACATTTAATTCGAGAATTTTTTGGCGATCGCCCTCGTCCCAGTGATGGAGATGAAATACACTCATGGGATACAGTACAAGAAAAATTATCCTTTAGCGATCGCTTTGGGTTAACCTTAACGTTTGAACCGGCGAACCAAGAAACCTATCTCGAAATAGTCAGAGGGTTAGCCCAACAAGCTGATCTATCTTTAGAGGGGGAAGAGATTGAATATTTAGCTAAACAATGGGCAACTCGTCATAATGGACGATCCGGACGAACTGCTAGACAATTTATTGATTATTTACAAGGAGAATTAGCCTTTAAAAATCGGTAA
- a CDS encoding alpha/beta fold hydrolase, whose amino-acid sequence MERMIAQPCVTVAGSQMTLTTEYLTAGEGSPLLLLHGVGDSAYSWQWVIPALARTHRIYAPSLPGFGASDKPKIEYSPEFFTAFVKAFLDTLDIQQASVVGNSLGGLVSIRLALSSPSRVNALVLVDSAGLGRTLNVAMRGLTLPGTAKILGSFGRTSVGAKIWSWSFSALTLANPTRAKRDWLDRIYNMAKDPAYLEATVSALKNENTIAGQRDHEIMLDQLSKLNIPTLVIWGQNDRVLPVNHAHTAISRLPQGQLKILSDCGHIPQIEQPEAFEAALSSFLNEVVDKATTAPS is encoded by the coding sequence ATGGAAAGAATGATCGCCCAACCGTGCGTTACTGTTGCCGGTTCTCAAATGACATTAACCACAGAATATTTAACCGCCGGAGAAGGTTCGCCCCTGTTACTCTTACATGGTGTAGGAGATAGTGCCTATTCCTGGCAATGGGTCATTCCTGCTTTAGCCCGGACTCATCGCATTTATGCCCCCAGTCTGCCAGGTTTCGGAGCTAGCGATAAACCCAAAATTGAATATTCCCCAGAGTTTTTTACTGCCTTTGTTAAGGCATTTTTAGACACTCTAGACATTCAACAAGCCAGTGTAGTCGGTAATTCCCTCGGCGGACTGGTCAGTATCCGCTTGGCGCTTTCTTCCCCTTCTAGGGTTAATGCTTTAGTGCTTGTCGATAGTGCCGGGTTAGGCCGAACCTTAAATGTAGCGATGCGTGGCTTAACTTTACCAGGAACAGCTAAAATTTTAGGTTCTTTTGGTCGGACATCCGTTGGGGCAAAAATTTGGTCTTGGTCTTTCTCTGCCTTAACCTTAGCGAACCCGACTAGAGCTAAACGAGACTGGCTCGATCGCATTTATAATATGGCAAAAGATCCCGCCTATTTAGAAGCTACGGTATCAGCCCTGAAAAATGAAAATACGATCGCCGGACAACGGGATCACGAAATTATGCTCGATCAATTATCTAAGCTAAACATCCCAACCCTTGTCATTTGGGGACAAAACGATCGAGTTTTGCCAGTCAACCATGCTCATACAGCGATTTCCCGATTACCCCAAGGTCAACTCAAAATTTTATCTGATTGTGGTCATATTCCTCAAATTGAGCAACCAGAAGCCTTTGAAGCTGCCCTCAGTTCATTTTTAAACGAGGTCGTTGATAAGGCGACAACCGCCCCTAGTTAA
- a CDS encoding manganese catalase family protein, with protein sequence MFHHVKELEFNARVSAPDPRFASLLLEQFGGANGELKAAMQYFVQAFAARKPFPDKYDLLMDIATEELSHLEIVGATITMLLDGVNGELKNAADNSMLFNLLSGSEKKEEMIHQAMTNPQFLALSGGSPTLTNSQGVPWTASYVNANGDLTVDLRSDIAAESRAKIVYEYLMQFTDDPYVKDTLGFLMTREVAHFKMFASALETIEPNFPPGVLQGDPRYTHIYMNMSNGASVRGPWNQGQGAWEAGENWEYVENPYQQVVETNGLVDQPIKGTTRTPQQAEEMSRKLGMQRSQEIEAVTKSGSTQWSTYPQGNVDSPMKPQEKQL encoded by the coding sequence ATGTTTCACCACGTAAAAGAATTAGAATTTAATGCTAGAGTTTCCGCACCCGATCCTCGCTTTGCCAGCTTGCTTTTAGAACAATTTGGTGGGGCTAATGGGGAACTCAAAGCAGCTATGCAATACTTTGTTCAAGCCTTTGCGGCTCGTAAACCTTTCCCCGATAAATACGATTTATTGATGGATATTGCCACCGAAGAATTAAGTCATCTGGAAATAGTCGGGGCTACCATCACCATGTTACTTGATGGGGTTAACGGAGAACTGAAAAATGCAGCCGATAACAGTATGCTGTTTAATTTACTCTCCGGAAGCGAGAAAAAAGAAGAAATGATTCACCAAGCCATGACTAATCCTCAATTTCTGGCTTTATCGGGGGGAAGCCCTACCCTAACTAACAGTCAAGGTGTACCTTGGACAGCGTCTTATGTAAATGCTAATGGGGATCTAACGGTAGATTTACGGTCAGATATTGCCGCCGAATCTCGCGCTAAAATCGTTTATGAGTATTTAATGCAATTTACTGACGATCCTTATGTGAAGGATACTTTAGGGTTCTTGATGACTCGTGAAGTCGCTCACTTCAAAATGTTTGCTTCTGCCTTAGAAACCATTGAACCCAATTTCCCACCAGGAGTTTTACAAGGTGATCCTCGTTACACTCATATTTATATGAATATGTCCAATGGGGCAAGTGTTCGGGGGCCTTGGAATCAAGGACAGGGAGCTTGGGAAGCCGGAGAAAATTGGGAATATGTAGAAAATCCCTATCAACAAGTGGTTGAAACTAACGGTTTAGTAGACCAACCCATAAAAGGGACAACCCGAACTCCTCAACAAGCAGAAGAAATGAGTCGCAAACTGGGTATGCAACGCTCTCAAGAAATTGAAGCAGTGACTAAAAGTGGTTCAACTCAATGGTCAACTTATCCTCAAGGAAATGTTGATAGTCCGATGAAACCCCAAGAAAAACAACTGTAA
- a CDS encoding Spy/CpxP family protein refolding chaperone: MMSIRQTSTMIVLLTLCIGGSLVLGQPLFKNNRQTLFNSQQLLAQNSQSPRRISQREKPEGGRILQELNLTEQQKQQLEAIKQQYEGQIQPLRDNLKIVYQDLGQMMAGTASVPEIRAKHQELVNLRQQMGDLRFEGMLAMREILTPEQRNKFAQLMEQHRDKFHHRSDDPSLPNE, from the coding sequence ATGATGTCTATTCGTCAAACGTCCACGATGATTGTTTTATTAACTCTTTGTATAGGAGGAAGTCTTGTTTTAGGTCAACCTCTGTTTAAAAACAATAGACAAACCCTCTTTAATTCTCAACAACTTTTAGCCCAAAATTCTCAATCTCCAAGAAGAATCTCTCAAAGAGAAAAACCGGAGGGAGGGAGAATTTTACAAGAGCTTAATTTAACCGAGCAACAAAAACAACAACTCGAAGCTATTAAACAACAATATGAAGGACAAATACAACCTCTACGGGACAATCTAAAAATCGTTTATCAAGACTTAGGTCAAATGATGGCAGGAACGGCTTCAGTCCCTGAAATTCGAGCTAAACATCAAGAATTAGTCAATTTACGCCAACAAATGGGAGATTTACGCTTTGAGGGGATGTTAGCCATGCGAGAAATTTTAACCCCGGAACAACGCAATAAATTTGCTCAACTGATGGAACAACATCGAGACAAGTTTCACCATCGGAGTGATGATCCTTCCCTTCCCAATGAGTAA
- a CDS encoding sigma-70 family RNA polymerase sigma factor codes for MRKQAIVLADNVACTPESELIVRCQRGDRTAFHQLYRRYQQKVSSTLYQLCGREMLEDLVQEVFIRVWKGLPKLRQPSYFSTWLYRICWNVAVDGRRQFAKRKQEKRETSTDKDDLSSLETLFRSQDTPDLMQLHYQDLVQRGLQTLSLDHRAVIVLHDLEDIPQKEIAQILQLPVGTVKSRLHYARNAIKKFLQQEGVLS; via the coding sequence ATGAGGAAACAAGCAATAGTGTTGGCTGATAATGTAGCTTGCACCCCAGAGAGTGAATTGATAGTCCGATGTCAGAGAGGCGATCGCACGGCCTTTCATCAATTGTATCGACGCTATCAGCAAAAGGTAAGCTCAACTTTATACCAACTCTGTGGGCGAGAAATGTTAGAGGATCTCGTCCAAGAAGTCTTTATTAGAGTTTGGAAAGGACTACCCAAATTACGTCAACCCTCCTACTTTTCCACCTGGTTATATCGTATCTGTTGGAATGTAGCGGTGGATGGACGGCGACAATTTGCCAAACGAAAACAGGAAAAAAGAGAAACATCGACGGATAAGGATGATTTATCCAGTTTAGAAACCCTATTTCGTTCCCAAGATACTCCAGATTTAATGCAGTTACACTATCAAGATCTAGTCCAACGGGGACTACAAACCCTCAGTTTAGACCATCGAGCGGTAATTGTCTTACATGACTTAGAAGATATTCCCCAAAAAGAAATCGCTCAAATCTTACAACTTCCCGTCGGTACGGTTAAATCTCGCTTGCATTATGCTCGCAATGCTATTAAAAAATTTTTGCAGCAAGAAGGAGTATTATCATGA
- the gnd gene encoding decarboxylating NADP(+)-dependent phosphogluconate dehydrogenase, which produces MKRTFGVIGLAVMGENLALNVESRGFPIAVYNRTYEKTEEFMNTRGKGKDIVGPRTLEEFVQALDRPRKILVMVKAGGPVDAVIQQLKPLLDEGDMIIDGGNSLYDDTERRTKELESTGLGFVGMGVSGGEEGALNGPSLMPGGTESAYRELEPILTKIAAQVDDGPCVTFIGPGGAGHYVKMVHNGIEYGDMQLIAEAYDILKFGLGLSNEQLHQIFAEWNTTDELNSFLIEITADIFKYKDPSTNEYLVDLILDSAGQKGTGRWTVLSSLELGVPIPTIYAAVNARVMSAYKAERVAASKELNGRAIHYDGDDAASFVNKVRDALYCSKMCSYAQGMALIAKASAEFNYNINLPETARIWKGGCIIRAGFLDKIKNAYLENPQLPNLLLAPEFKQSILDRQEAWRDVLILANKIGIAVPAFSASLDYFDSYRRSRLPQNLTQAQRDYFGAHTYERIDKPTGEFFHTEWAGVAN; this is translated from the coding sequence ATGAAACGAACCTTTGGCGTAATTGGTTTAGCGGTAATGGGTGAAAACCTAGCTCTCAACGTAGAAAGTCGCGGGTTTCCCATCGCTGTATATAATCGTACCTACGAGAAAACAGAAGAATTCATGAATACTCGGGGTAAGGGTAAAGATATCGTAGGGCCCCGAACTCTAGAAGAATTCGTCCAAGCATTGGATCGTCCCCGGAAAATTCTCGTCATGGTTAAAGCAGGTGGCCCTGTAGATGCCGTGATACAGCAATTAAAACCCCTCCTAGACGAGGGAGACATGATTATTGATGGCGGTAACTCTCTCTATGATGATACCGAAAGACGCACCAAGGAATTAGAATCAACCGGACTTGGTTTTGTGGGAATGGGTGTCAGTGGAGGAGAAGAAGGTGCTTTAAATGGGCCAAGTTTAATGCCTGGTGGCACTGAATCCGCCTATAGAGAGTTAGAACCCATCTTAACTAAAATTGCGGCGCAAGTCGATGATGGCCCCTGTGTTACCTTTATTGGCCCTGGTGGTGCTGGTCACTATGTCAAAATGGTACACAACGGTATTGAATACGGAGATATGCAGCTAATTGCCGAAGCCTATGACATTTTAAAATTTGGCTTAGGGTTAAGTAATGAGCAGTTGCACCAAATTTTTGCCGAGTGGAACACCACCGATGAATTAAATTCTTTCTTAATTGAAATTACTGCTGATATCTTCAAATACAAAGATCCCAGTACGAATGAATATCTAGTAGATTTAATTCTCGACTCTGCCGGTCAAAAAGGAACAGGCCGCTGGACGGTACTGAGTTCTCTAGAATTAGGCGTTCCTATCCCCACCATTTATGCGGCGGTTAATGCTCGTGTCATGTCTGCCTATAAAGCTGAACGGGTAGCTGCGTCTAAAGAATTAAACGGTAGAGCCATTCATTATGATGGAGATGATGCCGCTAGCTTTGTTAATAAAGTACGGGATGCTCTCTATTGTTCTAAGATGTGTTCCTATGCTCAGGGAATGGCCTTAATTGCTAAAGCTTCCGCAGAATTTAACTATAATATCAATCTGCCAGAAACGGCTCGGATTTGGAAAGGGGGCTGTATTATTCGCGCTGGTTTCTTAGATAAGATCAAAAATGCTTATCTAGAGAATCCTCAACTACCTAACCTATTACTTGCTCCTGAGTTTAAACAATCTATTTTAGACCGTCAGGAAGCTTGGAGAGATGTATTGATCTTAGCGAATAAGATCGGAATTGCTGTTCCGGCTTTCAGTGCATCCTTAGACTACTTTGATAGTTATCGTCGTTCTCGCCTACCCCAAAACCTCACCCAGGCACAACGCGACTACTTCGGCGCTCATACCTATGAACGTATCGACAAGCCTACCGGTGAATTCTTCCATACAGAATGGGCTGGCGTTGCTAATTAA
- a CDS encoding DGQHR domain-containing protein — MDNEQQLLEELEGKDLEEYGHKIFEKIGLRCFSKLGQIKLSDIADGYAQNEHIEFDYFIPENKVLLIGEITARNETKISNKYKKFKNNINFIRNLDFSTTLWQKLGIKEDECRHFKEIELIKGFFIIPQQEKWDVNLADIEDIAIFYKSDFLRLKAYSESIGQWTKNYFLNNFFIENFSNEALTIYHQDLLKIKEIKISSKDMSTCNLYTFFVSPYKLLDIAHVYRRDELPSFQAQDTTYNYQRPLIHQKLIEIRQKLLTDQNFMFPSNILAILSKQCKYQKDNQLLFIPKKYSSISIIDGQHRLFSYADENIKNIMQNDCKIMVTAIKFLTDDEEMINKFSAKVFIEINSNQTKVEATHLDLIAYKLGNNEPKILANKIMLKLNDRSKYNSFFDITSDGQGKGIVEAVTIIDTIKKITNLKTIQSLKNPRTDKNKNKKNGYENLLKCKIEDLSNKEVLVDKGTNFIERYFNEFFSVFKHEKPSNKKEIKSSLSYSKFWAGLVNLMCIFIDEGLDWNQVRTELENIKNNVMQLRNLKDYTEPLFKPKDPKIPDSSHSPKKVGNFLNANRKQPVSIQDIN; from the coding sequence ATGGATAACGAGCAACAATTATTAGAAGAATTAGAAGGCAAAGATCTAGAAGAATATGGACATAAAATTTTTGAAAAAATTGGACTTCGATGCTTTTCAAAATTAGGACAAATAAAACTTTCAGACATCGCAGATGGATATGCTCAAAATGAACATATCGAATTTGATTATTTTATCCCAGAAAATAAAGTTTTATTAATTGGTGAAATAACAGCCAGAAACGAAACAAAGATTAGTAATAAATATAAAAAATTTAAAAATAATATTAATTTTATCAGAAACCTAGACTTTTCTACAACCCTTTGGCAAAAACTAGGTATTAAAGAAGATGAGTGCCGACATTTTAAAGAAATAGAGTTAATTAAGGGATTCTTTATTATTCCTCAACAAGAAAAATGGGATGTTAATCTTGCCGATATAGAAGACATAGCTATATTTTATAAATCTGATTTTCTAAGACTTAAAGCATATTCTGAAAGTATTGGTCAATGGACTAAAAATTATTTTTTGAATAATTTTTTTATTGAAAATTTTAGCAATGAGGCTTTAACAATTTACCATCAAGATTTACTTAAAATTAAAGAAATAAAAATTAGTAGTAAAGATATGTCCACTTGTAACTTATATACTTTTTTTGTATCCCCCTATAAGTTACTAGATATAGCTCATGTATATAGAAGAGATGAACTGCCTTCATTTCAAGCTCAAGATACTACCTATAATTATCAAAGACCATTAATTCATCAAAAGCTAATAGAAATTAGACAAAAATTATTAACAGATCAAAATTTTATGTTTCCGTCAAATATTTTAGCTATTTTATCTAAACAATGTAAATATCAAAAAGATAATCAGTTATTATTTATACCTAAAAAATATAGCAGTATTTCTATAATTGATGGTCAGCACAGGTTATTTTCTTATGCTGATGAGAACATCAAAAATATAATGCAGAATGATTGTAAAATTATGGTAACTGCCATTAAGTTTTTAACTGATGATGAAGAAATGATAAATAAATTTAGTGCTAAAGTTTTTATAGAAATTAATAGTAATCAAACAAAAGTAGAAGCAACGCATTTAGATTTAATAGCCTATAAATTGGGAAATAATGAACCTAAAATCCTGGCTAATAAAATTATGTTAAAATTAAATGATAGATCTAAATATAACTCATTTTTTGATATAACATCTGATGGTCAAGGTAAAGGTATAGTTGAAGCAGTAACAATTATTGACACAATTAAAAAAATAACCAATTTAAAAACGATTCAAAGTCTTAAAAATCCAAGAACGGATAAAAATAAAAATAAAAAAAATGGATATGAAAATCTATTAAAATGTAAAATTGAAGACTTATCTAATAAAGAGGTATTGGTTGATAAAGGAACAAATTTTATTGAGCGTTATTTTAATGAATTTTTTAGCGTATTTAAACATGAAAAGCCATCAAATAAAAAAGAGATTAAATCATCTTTGTCATATTCAAAATTTTGGGCTGGCTTGGTAAATTTAATGTGCATATTTATTGATGAGGGTTTAGACTGGAATCAAGTCAGAACTGAACTTGAAAACATAAAAAATAATGTTATGCAATTACGTAATTTAAAAGATTATACTGAACCTCTATTTAAGCCAAAAGATCCTAAGATTCCAGATTCAAGTCATTCTCCCAAAAAAGTTGGGAATTTTTTAAATGCCAATCGTAAGCAACCCGTTTCTATTCAAGATATTAACTAA
- the gshB gene encoding glutathione synthase → MKFVFIIDPLAKLDPGHDTSVALMEAAQSLGHEIWVTEIHQLSVINGKACAILHQVELTPVELRENRWIAVSLWYQVSEGVVTNLEEMDAVFMRKDPPVTIQYLYATYILALIDESKTLVINSPRGLREANEKMYTLQFHQVMPETVVSLDKKIIRRFVEEKKAAVLKPLGGKAGEGILFLEPGDRNFNSIIEVSTKHGQEPVMVQDYLPAAKEGDKRIILLNGEPIGAVNRVPTGAEFRGNMAVGGRVEKTEITAREKEICALVGPKLREDGLYFVGLDVIGGYLTEVNVTSPTGVREIDRLNNVSLGKQVIQWLENYK, encoded by the coding sequence ATGAAATTTGTCTTTATTATTGACCCATTAGCTAAATTAGATCCTGGTCATGATACCAGTGTAGCTCTAATGGAAGCCGCCCAAAGCTTAGGTCATGAAATTTGGGTGACAGAAATTCACCAATTGAGTGTCATCAATGGGAAAGCTTGCGCCATTTTACACCAAGTTGAATTAACTCCCGTCGAATTGAGAGAAAATCGATGGATAGCGGTTTCTCTGTGGTATCAAGTCAGTGAAGGGGTAGTGACGAATTTAGAAGAGATGGACGCGGTATTTATGCGGAAAGACCCCCCCGTAACTATCCAATATCTCTATGCAACCTACATTTTAGCCTTAATTGATGAAAGTAAGACTCTCGTGATTAATTCTCCTAGAGGGTTACGGGAAGCAAACGAGAAAATGTATACTTTACAATTTCATCAAGTGATGCCGGAAACTGTAGTCAGTCTCGATAAAAAAATTATCCGACGGTTTGTTGAAGAGAAAAAAGCGGCAGTCTTAAAACCTTTGGGGGGAAAAGCGGGGGAAGGAATTTTATTTTTAGAACCGGGCGATCGTAACTTTAATTCTATCATTGAAGTGAGTACGAAACACGGACAAGAACCGGTGATGGTACAAGACTATTTACCCGCCGCTAAAGAGGGAGATAAGCGAATTATCCTCTTAAATGGTGAACCCATCGGAGCAGTTAATCGAGTGCCCACAGGGGCAGAATTTCGCGGTAATATGGCAGTTGGGGGAAGAGTGGAAAAAACCGAAATCACCGCCAGAGAAAAAGAAATTTGTGCCTTAGTGGGCCCAAAATTACGGGAAGATGGGTTATATTTTGTCGGGTTAGATGTGATCGGAGGATACTTAACTGAAGTCAATGTTACCAGTCCCACAGGAGTTAGAGAAATCGATCGCTTAAACAATGTGAGTTTAGGTAAACAAGTGATTCAATGGTTAGAAAATTATAAGTAA
- the grxC gene encoding glutaredoxin 3 translates to MSANVEIYTWSSCPFCIRAKALLSKKGVDFTEYCIDGDEQARTEMAQRSHGRRSLPQIFIDDQHIGGCDDLYALDRNGQLDPLLS, encoded by the coding sequence ATGTCAGCTAACGTAGAAATTTATACTTGGAGTTCTTGTCCTTTCTGTATTCGTGCTAAAGCATTACTATCTAAAAAAGGAGTAGACTTTACAGAATATTGTATTGATGGGGATGAACAAGCTAGAACCGAGATGGCACAACGTTCTCATGGACGTAGAAGCTTACCCCAGATTTTTATCGATGATCAACATATTGGTGGTTGTGATGATCTCTATGCTTTAGATAGAAATGGACAATTAGATCCTTTACTTTCTTAG
- a CDS encoding PD-(D/E)XK nuclease family protein: MTEINPIKTPLIRLSQGQLNLLETCPPQFQRVYLEQLAPPVSPEQYQKLSWGSQFHQLMQQGELGLPIDSLLAEDEELHHAINALKATAPELWQPQENTWREAEHTRQITFGGYVLTGVYDLLILEKSEAKIIDWKTYLQPEDSTKLALNWQTRLYLYLLAETTDYPLETLSMTYWFVKLPTQPKCLTFSYNQTQHEKTRQDLTKLLSQLDQWLEDYINDGVDFPHLCDCQTRCPYYAISEVNFHLKNLQKQDRLKSIDEIEEIAL; the protein is encoded by the coding sequence ATGACCGAAATAAACCCGATCAAAACCCCTTTAATTCGTCTGTCTCAAGGACAACTCAATTTACTGGAAACTTGTCCGCCTCAGTTTCAACGAGTTTACCTCGAACAGTTAGCGCCTCCTGTCAGTCCTGAACAGTATCAAAAACTGAGTTGGGGGAGTCAATTTCACCAGTTAATGCAGCAGGGGGAACTAGGACTACCCATTGACTCTCTTTTAGCAGAGGATGAGGAATTACATCACGCTATCAACGCTTTAAAAGCGACTGCACCGGAACTTTGGCAACCTCAAGAGAATACTTGGCGAGAAGCAGAACATACTCGTCAGATTACTTTTGGGGGATATGTATTAACGGGGGTTTATGATTTACTCATTTTAGAAAAGTCTGAGGCAAAAATTATCGATTGGAAAACCTATTTACAACCTGAAGACTCGACTAAACTTGCACTTAATTGGCAGACTCGTTTGTATTTATATCTCCTCGCCGAAACTACAGATTATCCTCTAGAAACCCTTTCAATGACTTATTGGTTTGTTAAACTTCCTACTCAACCTAAATGTTTAACCTTTTCCTATAACCAAACTCAACACGAAAAAACTCGTCAAGATTTAACGAAATTGTTAAGTCAGTTAGATCAATGGTTGGAAGATTATATTAATGATGGGGTAGATTTTCCTCATCTTTGTGATTGTCAAACCCGTTGCCCTTATTATGCTATTTCTGAAGTCAATTTTCACCTAAAAAATCTTCAAAAACAAGATAGATTAAAATCTATTGATGAAATTGAAGAAATTGCTTTGTAA
- a CDS encoding DUF2203 family protein — MSSEDSHPINEYSEEFEQDLAKAEQALVNLKQRYREIIEAQRQHRELSEHLKTTEQEWQNNPKPGLESQLEAIEAQIQELQVTLESALLSNEDLKRMFWEGLKNGVIGVLFGEIFWQIVRFGGLGIIIGWILKSCTE, encoded by the coding sequence ATGTCCTCAGAAGATTCCCACCCAATCAATGAATATAGCGAAGAATTTGAGCAAGATTTAGCTAAAGCAGAACAGGCATTAGTCAACCTTAAACAACGCTATAGAGAGATCATAGAAGCTCAACGACAACACCGAGAACTGTCGGAACACCTAAAGACAACGGAGCAAGAATGGCAAAATAACCCAAAACCTGGGTTAGAATCCCAATTAGAAGCCATTGAAGCCCAAATCCAAGAATTACAAGTGACTCTAGAAAGTGCTTTACTCTCTAATGAAGATCTTAAACGAATGTTTTGGGAAGGATTGAAAAATGGAGTAATAGGGGTATTATTCGGGGAAATATTTTGGCAAATTGTGAGATTTGGGGGACTGGGGATTATTATTGGTTGGATACTGAAATCTTGTACCGAATAA
- a CDS encoding DUF6439 family protein: MSETSQLSHNDILAQLSTVELAQALAERLAIAPNDWHRLKGNRQAQASQQLATALVFLLKDQPQEALERVNLASGWLDRSISALPCPSHGKH, translated from the coding sequence ATGTCCGAAACCTCCCAACTCTCTCACAATGATATTCTTGCTCAACTTAGCACCGTCGAACTCGCTCAAGCTTTAGCCGAACGGTTGGCGATCGCTCCTAATGATTGGCATCGTCTCAAAGGAAATCGTCAGGCGCAAGCGAGTCAGCAATTAGCAACCGCTTTAGTCTTTTTGCTCAAAGATCAACCTCAAGAAGCTCTCGAAAGAGTTAATCTAGCGAGTGGATGGCTAGATCGCTCTATTTCTGCGCTTCCCTGTCCATCTCACGGCAAACATTAA